From the genome of Triticum aestivum cultivar Chinese Spring chromosome 1A, IWGSC CS RefSeq v2.1, whole genome shotgun sequence:
ctacacttccaccaaaggatatttgattcccccacttatcccttgcggatcttgttactcttgggtgttgagcaccctagacggttgaggtcacctcgaagccatactccattgtggtgaagcttcatggtggtgttgttgttgggagcctccaattgttgtggagattgccccaaccttgcttgtaaaggttcggtcgccgccttcaagggcaccaatagtggaatcacggcatctcgcatcgtgtgagggcgtgaggagaatacggtggccctagtggcttcttggggagcattgtgcctctacaccgctctaacggagacgtacttccctttaaaaggaaggaactccggtaacacatcctcgtcttcaccgtctccactcttggttatttcgtgcctttacttttgcaagcttacttattgttacatctcttgcttgcttgtgtgctagttgttattgcatcatataggttgctcacttagttgcatatctagacaacctatttgttgcgaagtttaatttggtaaagaaaagcttaaaaattgttagttgcctattcacccccccctctagtcaaccatatcgttcCTTTcaacaaggatactctattcttcgaggatcgcattgttgtgcctaaaggtgaccttcgtaaagtcattatgaatgaggctcacaattcactcctctctatccaccctggaagtacaaagatgtaccatgacctcaagcagtcgtattggtggactcgaatgaagcgcgagattgctcagttcgtgaatgaatgtgatgtttgcagaagagtgaaggcagaacaccaacgaccagctggtctcctccaacctcttgccattccagaatggaagtttgaccacattgagatggacttcgtgacgggattcccaaagtccaagcgtggcaatgatgctatattcgttgtcatcgacaaactcactaaagtggctcattttcttcctatcaaagaatccatcacaacagctcaattggcagagctatatacctcccggattgtctctctgcacggtattccgcaGTTGATCTCTtaagatcgtggcagcatcttcaccttgaagttttgggattcttttcagaaggccatgggcaccaacatccgtttcaacacagcttttcatcctcaaactagcggccaagtcgagcgtgtcaatcagattctcgaagatatgctcagggcttgcgttatctctttcagtatgaagtgggaagattgccttccatatgccgagttctcctacaacaacagctttcaagcgagttcgggcaaggccccatttgaaattttctatggcaggaagtgccgtactcctcttaactggtcagagactggtgaacgtcaactccttggaaatgacttgatcacagaggcagaggaaatgtgcaaagtcattcatgataatctcaaagcagcgcaatcgcgccagaagagctactatgatagtaagcatcgtgatttggctttcgagattggagaccatgtttacctccgcgtctctccaatgaaaggtactcgtcgcttcggtatcaaagggaagcttgcccctagatacgtgggtcctttcaagatcgtcagcaagagaggcgatctcgcctatcaacttgagcttccctccaactttgcaaacgtgcacgacgtgtttcatgtctcttaactccgcaagtgtttcaagacccctgaccgcaccgtcaacttcgaagacattgatctccaagaagatctttcttatcgtgagcacccagttacaatttttgaagaaactgagcgcaagactcgcaacaagtcaatcaaattcctcaaagtcaagtggtcacatcattctgaccgtgaagccacctgggaacgcgaggaccacctccgttctaagtacccagagtttttccagtcctagatctcgggacgagatcctttcgtagtggtggagtgttgtaacacctcggatgtaatttaccttatatgtatccaaactcttgccgtttccggcactaagttattttgttttctcgttgtcgggtttttgtctccgtgtgttttgtctttgtcatgcatctcatatcatgtcatcatgtgcattgtatttgcatacgtgtttgtctcatgcatctgagcattttccccgttgtccgttttacattccggcgctcctatgtcctccggtggtcctttctacctcttttcatgtgtgggcgttaaacattttcggattggaccgagacttgtcatgcggccttggtttactaccggtagaccgcctgtcaagtttcgtatcacttggacttcgtttgatactccaacggttaaccgagggaccgaaaaggcctcgtgtgtgttgcagcccaacacccttccaaactggcccaaaacccacctaaacctctcccatcatctagagcgttcgatcacgtggccgcaaaccgcacctcatttggagcttcctagctcctcctgcCTCTATATAAAGGCCTCTCCCCGAAATTCCCGGATCTCTTATTCCCCAAACCCTAAAAAAttgcctcgcgccgcgccggacacctccccgccgccgcccgcagccaaccaggGGCCGCCACATGGcgcgccgccacccgcagccacgccggcccgctcggcccgccgcaggccccctcctccaccgcccggGCCAGAGGCGCCCCGCGCCCTTCCTCCGCAGCGTCGCCCGCGCTCTGGCCGCGACGACGCccagccgcacgccgccgccgtcccggtCCGTCGCGCCGCCTCGTCGTCGGTgggtcgccgccccgagccgccgcacAGCCGCAGGAGNNNNNNNNNNNNNNNNNNNNNNNNNNNNNNNNNNNNNNNNNNNNNNNNNNNNNNNNNNNNNNNNNNNNNNNNNNNNNNNNNNNNNNNNNNNNNNNNNNNNNNNNNNNNNNNNNNNNNNNNNNNNNNNNNNNNNNNNNNNNNNNNNNNNNNNNNNNNNNNNNNNNNNNNNNNNNNNNNNNNNNNNNNNNNNNNNNNNNNNNNNNNNNNNNNNNNNNNNNNNNNNNNNNNNNNNNNNNNNNNNNNNNNNNNNNNNNNNNNNNNNNNNNNNNNNNNNNNNNNNNNNNNNNNNNNNNNNNNNNNNNNNNNNNNNNNNNNNNNNNNNNNNNNNNNNNNNNNNNNNNNNNNNNNNNNNNNNNNNNNNNNNNNNNNNNgcccccaactccggccggtccctcctctccggcgagttcgacgcccccaactccggccggtcaTCCTCGGAGTGCGCGTGCTACAGTGACcgcgaaccctagatctggatccaaaatgacggttgactttttcctcccgaaaccctaactttTCACATTCTTCGATATGCCATAACTCtgtcatcgtagctccgattcgtgcgtgtagcatatcaaaatattcgactcaacgagtacatcatttcatctcattgcgtcattttcatttgagctcatcttgatgcccgaaatgccattggaagagggctatgtgatgattttgTCAGATCTGATTCaacaaatggccttttgtcatttttgccattattaatgtgtgcatgctatgatcctgagctctacatgtgttttgtagaatgccatgttatatttacagaggtgcttgccatgtatttttttgatcttcatggcgactagcacaagcatgcaaagtagcgtaatcgttgatgctgatttcagggacttagaatttcactaagtccttgtcctgattttgttgttatgccatatgttcatgttgtttcctactgatccgtgcctcttttgaggatgatcagtaaggacgttttgttaatattgtggtgctctatcgatccatgtctttgtttgcatttatggagcatcctAACTTGAGTTAATCGAGATCtagttttgctataaaatgatcctggcaaactgttgacatgtttagcgattttgccgagaatGTTGCTATTGATacatgcatgctatgatgttgttcttgtcatgtctagcttctgtgccatgtcttattgatgggtgtatgcttagattgtcatgccatgctctgtagtgagtgcatcgagctcgtaaacatgcctattcGTTAACtgtttttgcatgctccagtttttcactaagtctgaatctgtttatgttttttctatgttcacatgcttgcaactgtattttctgatcccttttggctcaaagtCACTAAGGggcttttgttaagtgctttgagtagcttcatgccatgccttgctttgccatgttatattcctgtagcatgtagttttcatgctctaaagtttgcttcctgatgaaaaattccagacttgtgttaatttcactaagtctgaaacctgttatcatttgcacttttgccatgcttgtttgaacatgttaatcgatgaattagccgtagctcagtgttcatattttgtcaagcttcatgagtggatccctttcatgtgttttgttgtcatgtttgagtgttgtagcatatttatcttgatgcatttagatggctacttgctgattatcgcagaccggtgtcatatttgttttgcttgccatttccaaaccgtgcatccgattccggtgatctttatattgatttcgaccgaaatcacctcacctttctattgacactcttggatttccaagttgaggccaggttgattcattcctttccaaatctcgcatatgcatcacatatcgcatcccgcttatcataccatgtttgcatcatgttgtttgagcattgcacgtggttgattgtgttcctttgtgcttgttgttcttgtttgggtagagccaggagacgagttcgtgaacgaggagcccgttgagttcgcctacgaggatcaaggcaactctgagtactttgcaggcaagatgaccataccctcgaaatcacttttatctttgcttgctagatgctcgctcttttgctatgcctatgctacgatacctaccacttgcttatcaagcctcccatattgccatgaccagcctctaacccaccatgtcctagcaaaccattgtttggctatgttaccgctttgctcagcccctcttatagcgttgctagttgcaggtaaagtttggagatcgttccttgttggaacattgtttattgttgggatatcacaatattatcttgtttatctgaatgcacctatatacttggtaaagggtgaaaggctcggccttatgcctagtgttttgttccactcttgccgccctagtttccttcatatcggtgttatgttcccggattttgcgttccttacacgactgggttataatgggaaccccttgacagttcgccttaaataaaactctttcagcaatgcccaacattggtcttaccatttgccatctagccttttcccttgggtttcgcagactcaagggtcatctttattttaacccctcccccccccctgggccagtgcttctctaagtgttggtccaactgagcgatgtccagggctaccaggggcaactctgagcTGGCCTACCTGACATCtggctcatctaagtgtgccctgagaacgagatatgtgcagctcctatcgggatttgttggcgcatttgggcggtgttgctgtacttgttttaccattgtcgaggatgtcttgtaatcgggatgccgagtctgaccggattgtcttgggagaaggaatatccttcgttgaccgtgagagcttgtgatgggctaagttgggactcccttgcagggatttgaactttcgaaaatcgtgcccacggttatgggaagatgggaatttgttaatgttcggttgtagataacatgaaacttaacttaattaaaatgcaccaaccgcgtgcgtaaccgtgatggtctcttctcggcggagtccgggaagtgaacatggtgttggagtaatgcttgacgtaggttgttctaggatcactttttgatcatagttgttcgtccgtgcttttgccttctcttctcgctctcttttgcaattatgttagccaccatatatgctagtcgcttgatgcagctccacatcataccttgccttacctttaagcttaaatagtcttgatcgcgagggtgttagattgctgagtccccgtgactcacagattccttccaagaccagatgcagggaccgatgataccgttccagatgacatgaacgagctcaagtgggagttcgatgaagactctcgtcgttactatgtgtcttttccagatgatcagtagtgatgcccagttggggcgatcggggattttttcgcatttgggggttgatctttattttggtatcGTAGTCAGACCATGAGTaaattggatgaatgtaatgacttatttatgtatttgtgtgacgtgacGAGTGTAAGTCAATTATGTAccttttccatttatttatttacaTCAGTTGTTgtaaagattacctcacttgcgacattgctttcaatgcggttatgtctctaagttgtgcttcgacacgtaggagatatagccgtatCGAGGGCGTTACACGGATGCTCGGAGAGAGGCTGCGGCAGATGCGTCGAACCGGCAAGGCGGCTCAAAGCAGCAGGGCAGGTCCAGACAGCGGGGCGAGTCTGCGGCGGCCCGGCGGCGATTTAACGAGGCCGGGTTCTGGTTGGAACCAAAGATATGGTGACTCAGGGCGGTCTTCCGTGGTCCGGAGGCAAGGCACGACGGCTCTCAAGGTGGACAGAAACGGTGCCTCGCGTGCAGCAACTCGGATGGGCGCGAAGCGACCATTGATCCGGCGTCAGAGACAGGTTGGATGTCATGATGCAGATGAGGGTGGAGGGGCCCACCCGGGCGTGCAGCGGCAGAGGCAGCGGGGCGGCTCAAAGGCGACTCGAGGGAGCAGCGGATTCAGCTGGAGGCGAGGACAGCTCGGTTGGCGGTTTGTGAAGTTAGTTTGGAGCAATACGGTGCAGCAGGGCCGGTTTACAGGCGAGAAGAAGCTCAGGTGGCTTAGTGCGGTCCGGAGGCGCACCATCAGGGGCGTCTCAGGTTGAGCGAAGGCGGTTTGGACGCTGAAGAAAGGTGGTTCCTCGAGGCCATCTTGAGGCCATGGTGGTGATCAACTGGCCGCTGAAACGGGTTGAAGCCCGTCGATTTAAGGCTACCCGTCAAGACAAGGCTGAGCTCAGCAACGATGACTCAAGCGCGATGATGAGGCACGAGGCAGCGGGTCAAAGCACAAGCGGTCGCAGAAGCAACTTCAGCATAGGAGGTGCTGGGCGGAGCTGGCGGCGATTCGGGCGCGAGAGGCTGGCTCTCCGTGAAAGACTAGCGCACGCGGGCGGGTTGCGACCGGGCCGGATCAGCGAGACGCGGTAATGGACGCAGCTGCAGCATAGGAGGCGCCAGGCGGAGCTGGCGGGACGGCACGGGAGGCCAGCCGGAGTGGCTCGAAACCGCAGTGGCTTGTGGTAGTGTGGAGATACACAAGGCGAAGACAGCGTCGCCCGGTGGTTTAACAGCAGAggtgaggcggaggtggaggcgcgaCCACGGCGGATGTACGCCTGCGCGGGCGAAGAGGAGCCGAGGTGGCGAAGTGAGGCTGCGAGACAAGCCGCAGGTGTGATCGCAGTAAACCGGTAACTCGAGGACGTGCCGGAACTAACCGGTGCAGCAACTCGGTTTGGGCACGCGGGTGGCGGGCGGAGCGAGCTGGGCGAGGGCCTCGGAGGCGGTTTGTTGGGCGGCGCGTCAAAGGGCCGACGGCAACCATAACTCTGATTGCGGGCTCAGACGTGGGCGACTCAGGAAGGTGGTCAACAGGGCGGGTCAACCGAGGCGTTCGAGTCCGTGGGTAAGTCGCTTTAGTGGGAGTCCTTTGGAATTGATCTGCCCTCCACGCTCAAAGTAGTAAGAGCAACCATTGATCTTTCGGGAGTTGTAGCTTAGGATTTCTTTAAAGAAAATTTCTTATTTGACACTGTTTTAAAATCTGGTTtcttatttgacactggaaaagtttttctttcttaTTTGACACTAATCCTAAATTTTATTTCCGATACGACACTTTCGTCCATTTTAAGCCTAAATGACATCTGAAAAGACGATTTTACTCCTCATGCggtatgtgtgtgcgcgcgcgtgtgtgctgGTGCATGTGTGGGTGCACGCGcacatgtgtgctgctgctgcatgtgtgtatgtgcatgtgggctgctgcgtgtgtacgtgcgtgtgtgtgtgctgtTGCGTGCCTATGTGCTACCTGCGTGTGTGCTGTTGCTgctgtgtgtgtgctgcgtgcgtgtgttgctgcgtgtgtgtgcgtgtgcatgtgtgttgCTGCATGTGTGTGTGCACACGCGCGCGTGCGTGTTGTTGCGTGTGTgttggtgcatgtgtatgtgttgctgcgtgtgtgctcCTGCCCTCACATTGATACGGTGTGTACTCTATTGCCCCCACATACATATCACATGAGAGGCAAAAGAGTCTTTTCAAGTGTCATTTAGGCTTAAAATGGATGAAAATGTCATataaaaaataaatttaaacttatgtcaaatagggaagaaaaacttttTCAATATCAAATAAGGAAGTAGATTTTAAGATAATGTCAAATAAGAAATTTTCTCATTTCTCTACGTGGAGTAGCAACAGTCTGGCCGATTGGACCATTGACTGAATACACCGTAGCAATCAGGTATGGCTACCTTTCCCGCCATGGAAGACTGCCGACAGCGTTGATTGACTGCCGTAGCAGTTTGGCTTCAGCGGAGAAATCCCCTCGATCTCGGCGACTTACAACGCTTGAACTTATGCAGCCCTGATCTCCTCTTGATCTTTAAATATTGAATAGGCCGTTTTGACTGTTTGTCAATGACATGAACTTCTGTGCCGGTTCTTCTTCTTCAAACGAAATTGTAAACTTCTCGAATCATAAGAGAAATTATTTCAAGAACTCATTACCACCGTGCGCAGACTTCACAGTGGGCGTcaactgtcatggatttgtcacggcaaatgtcttAGTGTGGGGACTtaatcgtgaggccaacgcatctttgtagtagcttgagaggggttgagcggaatcgagagacgcaacacaagacaaagatttagacagcttcgggccccgggaaacatcatccggaatagccctacatgatgtttgtggctagatctcattatgctcatgagagagtcgccgcataagccggctccccctttgtgtctagcctagagattgtttctttcttctccctcttggggtgccctgcccctccttatatatgttgaaggggcgggttacatgtaaagtctttctcggactaagacttaaattattccgacttctcttcatgggcttcataacgtctcgggcttcataacgtcttgggcttcataacgtctcgggcctCATAACCCCTGGCAACTGAGTTATCATTGTTTGCCGGGTTATAACTGATGCCGGTTTATGATTATCTGCCGGGTCATaactggtgccggtttatgattatctgccgggttatgactggtaCCAGTTTATGACTGTCTGCCTTAACTCCTGCCGGATTATCATCTGACTTGACTCCTGCCGGTTTATCATCTGGCTTACCACCTgacttaactgtcagccggtttatcaACCTGGCGGTTTACCGTATGGGTTAActgtctgtcttaactgtcagccgatTTACTAAGTCCcaaccgggttataactccggccggatcataccgcggggtatatccccgacaccatttgtgaggatcattacaaTTTCATTTAAAGGTTCCTCAAACCAATCTGAAATCAAAGAAAATCTAGCTAAAGTTGCAAgctcatgagctactttatttgcTTCTGTGTTACAGTGTATAATGAAAACAATCATCGAAAATTGCCACCGCCGCACCCGCCGACTGTCCTCCATCCTTCATGATATCAATCACTTCCAGGTTGTCCGAGTTAATAATAAGGCGATTACATCCCGCCCTTTTCCCAATGTTATACTAAATTTAAGAGCTGAGGCTTCCGCCATCAACACATATGCACAATCGTCAATCTTCGCGTTCCCTCCCGCGATAAACCTACCTTTTCGTCTCTCAAAACCGCCCCCATCGTGCCCCTAAGCAGGTCGTGGTCAGAAGAAGCGTCAATGTTAAGTTTCACAAAACCCCTAGGGGGACATGACCAACCCCCCTTTTTCATAGAAGCCTTGGGGGATGATGCATTTACGAAGTTTGACGTAAGGGCTAGAATCCCCATTGAAATCTGAAGTGCATTCTAAGTTGTTTCCTTGTGCACTAACTTCTGTCTTTCCCACCATAGGTATCATGCTCAGACAACAATCATTTCACGCACATTATGATAACCCATTATCCTTAATTCTTGATCTGGTAGAAGTAGTAGGTACTCCAACACCACCTCTCCAGCAAGGTCAACCTTGCAAGCTTTATCAATGATATCATCCATCCCCATGTCCAAACCTTCTTTGCTCTACCGCAAAGGAAAAGCATGTACTTTGTATCTTCGGAAACCTCAGAGCAAGTAGGACAAATGAGTGTGACCTTCATATGTCTATTAGCGAGCGTAACCCGGCATGGAAGTGTTCCATGTAATATACGCCATATAATTTTTTTGACTTTTGCCGGACATGATAACTTCCATACCTTACTCCAAATAGGATTAATTGTGGTTCGCACCATCCCATTAGAATGTCATAGTTTACTTCCATAGTCCCACTCCACAAAATAAGCAGACCAAACCGAGAATATACCATTTTTCGTATAACTCCAATCACTGAAATCTGGCATATCATGTTGCGAGATTGGAATTGAGAGAATCCGTTGAACATCAATGGGACACATTGTTTGTGTAATCAGGTCTTCATCCAAAGTATTCGAAGCAGGATTAATCAGATCACCCACCTCAGTTAAGTAGTTAACAGTTCTCCCCCCTTAGGCACCACAACTTTTCTAGTGGCACAATTTGGGATCCAggcatcttcccaaatattgataTTTTGTCCATTCCCTACGCGCCAAATATAGCCATGTTTTAGAGAATTTATGCCAGCCATAATACTTTGCTAGGTAAAAGAAGAGCCTTTCTTTTGCTTAGAATTTAACAAATCGCCATCAGGATAGTACTTAACCCTTAGAATTATAGCACACAAAGAATGAGGATTATCCAGAAGGTGCCATGCCTGTTTGGCGAGCAGTACCAAGTTGAAACAAGGAATATCACGAAATCCCACTCTTCTTTGGTTTTTAGATATGCACATTTTCCATCAGGCCATCCAGTGCATCCTCCTCTGGTTCTCCTCGTCTTCCCACCAGAAGTGTGATATCACGTCAATGATGCCTTTGCAATTTTTTTCAGGAATTTTAAAAACCAACATTGCATAGGTGGGTATGACTTGGATCACAGCCTTAAGCAGGATCTCCTTTCCCCTGACGGATAGTAATTTTTCTTTCCAAACACTAATTTTCTTGATAATTCATTCAATCAGAAATTGAAACCAGTCTGTTTTATTTACACCACATTTGCTGGCAAGCCTAGATATTTATCAATCAAAAAAATGGTGCATACTTGTTGTTTATTGATTGATAGCACAACGAAGTTCTTAAATAGCACCCTCCATTTCTTTTTTCGCGTTTCAGTGTAAGATAGTATCACAGGAGCGTTCAACATCTCCACTGCGTTCAAGTGTAAGATAGTATTTTCTGTtcataatgcagtgcatatagatTAAAAGTTAAATCTTACAAACTTTGATCAAATTTAAGGAGAAAAATATTTAAATCTAGGATGCCAAACATATATCATTAAATTCATCATaacatgtagtttcatattttatatatttggtattgtagataagaataattttctttataaacttgatcaaagtttacaaagttttacttctcaaaaaaaaaaactatacGCACGACATTATGAAATAGTTAAGTATATCACACTAATGTTAACACCTTCACTCCCCGCAAAGAAAATGTTGACACCTTCACCGACGTAGCCTCAGACAAGCAGGTAGGAAGATCACGACATGCTACATGACAGCAGAAATATACTTCCTCtttcctaaaataagtgtcttaaccttagtacaactttgtattaaagttagtacaaaattgagacacttattttggaacggagagagtgcTCAAACAACAAACAAATTGGAAGAAAATTCTTTTGGAAGAATAAAGGCACCGAAAGAAGTACCAGCTTGTAGATAGCCAACCTGGGTTATTTCCATCACAGCCCACCTGGGCCTGGAAATAGCCTAACCAGTGCATGAAAGAAACACGATGAATCCAAGTCCAATGCAAACATCACTTCAAAGCATATGTTTCTGAGTTTTACATTCTGAACACCACAGATATGCAACAACACCTTCAAACAAGACAGACTATTCATCCATTTACAACATAAGCTATCCACACCACCATGCATGCACATTATTATTGCCATTATTTCTCTAGGGTTACAGCTTACCGATGCTTTGCTATGATTTACGAATGACTGGCTCGTCATCAGCAAGCTTCTAAAATGAGGAGGCAGGTTTATTTCCCGATTAGCATCTAATCCACCGATGTCAGCATCTCACACTGTGCACCAAACAGCCTCCCATAATCTTTCAGATCAAGCGATCTCACCTCATCCCGTCGCCAAAACCAGTCCTCATACCTATACCACCGCAAGATACCTTCATCCAGCATCATTCGCTGGCATGCAACGCATTGTCTGCTTTGGCAGTGGTGGAACTCCCGCAGCCGGGAAGCTCTCTCGAGAGCTTTGTTATCTAGCTCATGAATCACTTGCCTACGCCCATTCGTCGCCATCTCAAACAGCAGGCAGTGGGAAATATTCAGAACCTCAAGATGCTCCAGCGAGTTCAGAACACATTGCAAGGCACCCATTGTCACCTTTGAGCAACGAAGGCTCAAGACTTTCAGCTTTGGAAGGTATGTGGTAACTGCTGAAGCAAATAGGAGATCAAATGAACCCATGATCTTGAGCTCTTTAAAGTTCTTGCAGTTATTGGCTAACCCCTCCATGATATATGGAGGATGACCAATGGTAGGCATAGTCAAGGACTCCAGCTCTTCCCACCTTTCAATAGCTTGGCATATTCCCGCCCTTGAGATGCGGTTCCATGCTGGCATAACCAATCGTTTTAGATGAGGAGATCTGTTAAACAAGGAGTACACAACTATTTACTGTTAGCGTTCCTCAATTTACAATGACACGCCATAAAACTTGAGCATCAAGAGCATTGTCAAGATATGATCAATGATATAAAACCATCCATTCAACTTAAAAAACATTCCTTGGACCTGTTATAGATTCAATGGCTACACAGATATTCTTCAAAACTGGCAGTGCAAGCCATGAAGATTAAAGGCAATAATATTTTAACCCCTCACCAATTTAATGTCTTAAGGTTGCTTTAATTACAAAGCTCATTGGGCACACGAGCTTCGTAATTAAAGCAACCTTTGTGAGATGTAATGCAGATTTAATATAGCGGACTACAGAaacaaaacataaataaaaccaCGTAGCAAAGACTAGTTACCTTTGTGAGATGTAATGCAGGTGTTCATCTTTCATGTACAGATTGTAATGGAATATCATACAATTAACATTTCCACGGCTAATTGCCATTGCCACCCGTAGTATTTTTGCAAGCCTCTTGTCAGACCTGTCATCAACCCAAATATATGGAGATGCTCTTGTTTGAATGAAGTTGGATTTTAGAAGCCCAAAGTCAAGAGTGCCCCATATAAGTGGATCT
Proteins encoded in this window:
- the LOC123047787 gene encoding F-box/LRR-repeat protein At3g48880 isoform X3; protein product: MGESKWMGKRWEEMDTDVLVKIFKELNLVELSPVSQVCRLWRLACSDPLIWGTLDFGLLKSNFIQTRASPYIWVDDRSDKRLAKILRVAMAISRGNVNCMIFHYNLYMKDEHLHYISQRSPHLKRLVMPAWNRISRAGICQAIERWEELESLTMPTIGHPPYIMEGLANNCKNFKELKIMGSFDLLFASAVTTYLPKLKVLSLRCSKVTMGALQCVLNSLEHLEVLNISHCLLFEMATNGRRQVIHELDNKALERASRLREFHHCQSRQCVACQRMMLDEGILRWYRYEDWFWRRDEVRSLDLKDYGRLFGAQCEMLTSVD
- the LOC123047787 gene encoding F-box/LRR-repeat protein At3g48880 isoform X1 — translated: MAERESEIHARHNGTSQIYSVWPRSPAEPATVGGALVAPRLPPPPARSIRDLIIMGESKWMGKRWEEMDTDVLVKIFKELNLVELSPVSQVCRLWRLACSDPLIWGTLDFGLLKSNFIQTRASPYIWVDDRSDKRLAKILRVAMAISRGNVNCMIFHYNLYMKDEHLHYISQRSPHLKRLVMPAWNRISRAGICQAIERWEELESLTMPTIGHPPYIMEGLANNCKNFKELKIMGSFDLLFASAVTTYLPKLKVLSLRCSKVTMGALQCVLNSLEHLEVLNISHCLLFEMATNGRRQVIHELDNKALERASRLREFHHCQSRQCVACQRMMLDEGILRWYRYEDWFWRRDEVRSLDLKDYGRLFGAQCEMLTSVD
- the LOC123047787 gene encoding F-box/LRR-repeat protein At3g48880 isoform X2, with protein sequence MDLIIMGESKWMGKRWEEMDTDVLVKIFKELNLVELSPVSQVCRLWRLACSDPLIWGTLDFGLLKSNFIQTRASPYIWVDDRSDKRLAKILRVAMAISRGNVNCMIFHYNLYMKDEHLHYISQRSPHLKRLVMPAWNRISRAGICQAIERWEELESLTMPTIGHPPYIMEGLANNCKNFKELKIMGSFDLLFASAVTTYLPKLKVLSLRCSKVTMGALQCVLNSLEHLEVLNISHCLLFEMATNGRRQVIHELDNKALERASRLREFHHCQSRQCVACQRMMLDEGILRWYRYEDWFWRRDEVRSLDLKDYGRLFGAQCEMLTSVD